A stretch of DNA from Spirosoma endbachense:
GAGAACGCAAGAACACTCTTGACTCCTTTGGCACCAAGTTCGCGAATAACATCGTCGGTATAAGGCTTGATCCAGGGCGTACGGCCCAACCGGGATTGAAAGCAGGTGGTATATTTTCCCTCCGGTATCCCTAGGTCGCGAACAAGAAGGCGGGTTGTTTCAAAACATTGAGCCCGGTAACAATGCTGATTCTGGGCATGAAATGATTCACAGCAGGTACCGAAACGACAAACCGTATGAGCTACATCGCCTTTGGTAATCTGGCGTTCGGGTAGGCCGTGGTAGCTAAAAATAATGTGGTCGTAGTCGTAGGCAGCCATGTATTTACGGCCCAATTGAACAAAGCCCTCAATGAATTTAGGATGTTCCAGAAACCGGTTAATAAATCGAACGGCTGGAATTACCTGCCAGGTTTTCACAATGTCCATCACCTTCTCGTATACCGATCCCGTTGATGCTGATGCATATTGTGGGAAAAATGGAACCACGACAATGTCACGTAAACCCAACTGCTGAAATTCGTCCAGACCCGCCTGAATACTCGGACTCTGGTAGCGCATCGCCAGCTTTACAACATAGTCGTCGCCTAGTACAGTTTGTAACTGCCGTTCAACAACATTTCCGTAGTATTTCAAAGGTGAGCCCGTTTCTGACCATAATTGTTTGTACACTTTGGCTGATTTAGGTGCCCGGAAAGGTGCAATAATACCATTGATGAGGAAAAATCGCTGGATATAGGGAATATCGATAACGCGACTATCCATTAGAAATTCGCGTAAATATTTTCGGACATCGGGTACCGACGGACTATCAGGTGTACCGAGATTAACAAGTAGAACGCCCGTTTTGCCTACTGTTTTCACCGTGGCAACGGGTGGTTGTAAAACAGGTGATTCCATCTTAAGGAAAACCGTAATGTTAGAAATTAGTTTGCTGACCGGCCATTACAAAACATCGGTTGGTCTTTGGAACAAGTCAGCTTAGTACTTACAAAGGTAAAGCTTGTCCTGTAACAGAACGGCATTATGTCTTTCCTAAATTACTTTGCCTGCGGATACCTGCTTAGATCGGTCCGGGTAAACTCACTAAAGACTTCGCCCGGTAATCCCGTAAAAACCATAATATCCGTTATGTCGCGTTCGCCACGTTCGCCCGATAGTAAAATGCCACCATGTTGCTGGTAGTCAGCCCAGGGAAGCGTAAAGCGTGGTTGTTCGTCGGTATATTTAGGATAGTGTGCCCATTGAGTCACCAGGTGAGATTGCTTATCGATCCAGATTTTATACTTGTTGTCAGGCGTATTGCCTACATTTTTGAATGTCATCTGGATCACATCGGCCGGTTTACCC
This window harbors:
- the hemH gene encoding ferrochelatase, which gives rise to MESPVLQPPVATVKTVGKTGVLLVNLGTPDSPSVPDVRKYLREFLMDSRVIDIPYIQRFFLINGIIAPFRAPKSAKVYKQLWSETGSPLKYYGNVVERQLQTVLGDDYVVKLAMRYQSPSIQAGLDEFQQLGLRDIVVVPFFPQYASASTGSVYEKVMDIVKTWQVIPAVRFINRFLEHPKFIEGFVQLGRKYMAAYDYDHIIFSYHGLPERQITKGDVAHTVCRFGTCCESFHAQNQHCYRAQCFETTRLLVRDLGIPEGKYTTCFQSRLGRTPWIKPYTDDVIRELGAKGVKSVLAFSPSFVADCLETTIEVGVEYKELFEASGGKHWQLVESLNDNPLWIETLVDLVKSA